In a genomic window of Anas acuta chromosome 9, bAnaAcu1.1, whole genome shotgun sequence:
- the DBR1 gene encoding lariat debranching enzyme, which translates to MKVAVAGCCHGALDKLYETLELLQRRHGVRPDLLLCCGDFQAVRNEADLRCMAVPAKYRHMQSFYRYYSGEKKAPVLTVFIGGNHEASNHLQELPYGGWVAPNIYYLGYAGVVRFRGVRIGGISGIFKSHDYRKGHFECPPYNQQTIRSAYHVRNIEVFKLKQLKRPMDIFMSHDWPRSIYHYGNKKQLLKMKSFFRQEVESNTLGSPAASELLQHLKPTYWFSAHLHVKFAAFMQHQTNSKEELPKATKFLALDKCLPHRDFLQIIDVEHDPAAGDSLEYDAEWIAVLKATNSLINVTQSLWNMPENNGLHAKWDYSVTEEAIKEVLEELNHNLKIPCNFTLTAACYDPSKPQKNMEPVHTINPQTTEFCAQFGLTDINDRIQQVKEEGSVREYEEEEEEEEMDSTGSAEEPSEYNTDNSGLSSINPDEIMLDDEGGDEDLSTCSVDPSPDHPPEFSASFSDIRIMPDSMAVSSDDAMDSNNEELEKSGMSKQAEEKSLNERPLKRIGGNENGNTGIKKIKRRNQAIYAAEDEYKTE; encoded by the exons ATGAAGGTGGCGGTGGCCGGGTGCTGCCATGGCGCCCTGGACAAGCTGTACGAGacgctggagctgctgcagcggCGGCACGGCGTGCGGCCCgacctgctgctctgctgcggAGATTTCCAGGCCGTGCGCAACGAGGCGGACCTGCGCTGCATGGCGGTGCCGGCCAAATATCGCCACATGCAGAGCTTCTATCG GTACTACTCCGGCGAGAAGAAGGCCCCGGTCCTCACTGTCTTCATCGGCGGCAACCACGAGGCTTCCAAccacctgcaggagctgccctaCGGCGGCTGGGTGGCGCCCAACATCTACTACCTGG GTTACGCGGGCGTCGTGCGGTTCCGCGGCGTGAGAATCGGCGGCATCTCGGGCATCTTCAAGTCGCACGACTACCGGAAAG GTCACTTTGAATGTCCACCGTACAACCAGCAAACAATTAGAAGTGCTTACCATGTGAGGAACATCGAGGTCTTCAAACTCAAGCAG TTAAAGCGCCCAATGGACATATTTATGTCACACGACTGGCCAAGGAGCATATACCACTACGGAAACAAGAAGCAGCTTCTTAAAATGAAATCCTTCTTCCGTCAAGAAGTGGAGAGCAACACCTTAGGAAGCCCTGCTgcttcagagctgctgcagcacctgaaACCCACTTATTGGTTCTCAGCACATCTCCATGTGAAGTTTGCAGCTTTCATGCAACACCAG ACAAACTCCAAAGAAGAGCtaccaaaagcaacaaaatttTTGGCTTTGGATAAATGTCTGCCTCACAGAGACTTCCTGCAG ATAATAGATGTAGAACACGATCCTGCTGCAGGTGACTCACTGGAGTACGATGCTGAGTGGATTGCAGTCCTTAAGGCCACCAACAGTCTCATTAATGTGACTCAGAGCTTGTGGAATATGCCTGAAAATAACGGCCTCCATGCAAA GTGGGATTACAGTGTAACAGAAGAAGCTATCAAGGAGGTGTTAGAAGAGCTGAATCATAACCTCAAAATTCCTTGCAACTTCACCTTGACGGCTGCTTGTTATGATCCCAGCAAGCCCCAAAAAAACATGGAACCAGTTCATACCATCAATCCCCAGACCACTGAGTTTTGTGCCCAGTTTGGCCTCACTGACATCAATGATAGGATACAGCAAGTTAAAGAAGAGGGCTCAGTACGAGAatatgaggaggaggaggaagaggaagagatggACAGTACTGGGTCAGCAGAGGAACCCAGTGAATATAATACAGATAATTCTGGACTTTCATCCATTAATCCCGATGAAATAATGCTGGATGATGAAGGAGGTGATGAAGACTTGAGTACGTGTTCTGTAGATCCTTCCCCTGATCATCCTCCTGAATTTTCTGCAAGTTTTTCTGACATCAGGATCATGCCAGATTCCATGGCAGTATCATCTGACGATGCTATGGACTCCAATAATGAGGAACTGGAGAAATCTGGCATGAGTAAGCAGGCAGAAGAGAAGAGCTTGAATGAGAGACCTTTGAAGCGCATTGGTGGTAATGAAAATGGGAACACgggcattaaaaaaatcaagagacGGAATCAAGCCATCTATGCTGCAGAGGATGAATATAAAACAGAGTAA